The sequence AGAGGAGCTAAACCAAATAGCTCCTCTTTTAACAAAAAATCTATTGACATGGCGTACAAACGAATCGACATAACCAAAGAGGCCGAAGCCCTGATCGACAAGCTCCGAGACCAACACGGCCCGCTGATGTTTCATCAAAGCGGTGGCTGCTGTGACGGCTCCAGCCCCATGTGCTATTCCAAAGGCGAATTCCGCACGGGTGCATCGGATGTCTGGATGGGGCAAATCCACGATTGTGACTTTTACATGTCCAAGGACCAGTTTGAATATTGGAAACATACCCACCTGACACTGGATGTCACCGATGGCCGAGGAGCCAGCTTTTCATTGGAAATTCCCTATGGCAAACGCTTCTTGATCCGCAGCAGATTGCTGACAGAAGATGAACTGGCCGATCTGGAGCCTGTGAGAAACGGGGAAGATGTATAATATCTATATTAAGCCAGCTCTAATTTCCCCCTGCATCTATTGGACTTGGTCTCACTTCTCATAAAAATAGCTGTCCTCAAAACACAATTCCCATGCTTAGCGATCCTTCGATCCTTTCATTGGTAGGCTCATTTTGGTAAAAAATAGGAAGGTCTTTCTTAGCGCTTATCCACCTGCCTTCCAAACGCACAAAACTGATAGCATTAGGCTTGTATTCGGTACTCAAGGTGTATCCCATAAGCTGGACTCCGGCTAAATCCCCCATATCATTTTCATAAGTTCCGGAAATAAATCCATCAGGATCCTGAAATGTTTCCACTCTTCCTGTAACGGAGTACTCATCCGTAAACTGGTACCGTATCGTCGTCAGGGCATTGTACATGATGGCCGTTTTTTCGGGATGGTCCAGTTGCGAATGGCTTTGGGTGCCTACATCTCCGCCCACGGTAAGGTGAATTTTTGGAGTGGGATTATAGTTAACGTACAGATTATGGTACGTTCGATACTGCTTCGGAAAGGAACCATCCAGCGATTCACGACCGAAAAGATTGGTATAGGTGAGTTGTAAATCCTCTCGGAGGGAATAAGAAAACAACATCCCCACCGACTTGGCACTGTTGGCGTCCAGGAAGAAATTGTAGCCATTCACCACCCAAAACTGGAAGTCAAGCCTATCACTTCCCTCGTAGGAAGCCCGCACGCCACTTTGGTAAAATGGCTCATTATAGCTGGCCACTGTTGTGGTCGTCGTGAAATTGTCCTTGGGCAGAAAACTTTCGGTACCGATGTGGGTACGGAAGAAACCTGCATCCCCCCATCAATCCTTGACGACCTCCACCCCTACATTTGCCTCTTGTAGCACGGGAAATTCAGGATCCCAGATAGCCTTGGAAATGTCCCCGTAGTGTAACGTGAGATTACCGCGCAGCCGTTCGTCCTGATAGTGGACTCCAATTTGGACGATGTTTAGGCCAAACCGCTTGCTTCGCGGTACAGTCGTGGCAAATTTTTGGAGGGCATTTGCCTCCAAAGAATCGGAATAGGATGCATAATACACTTCAGTGTAGCCCGAGAAGGTGAAATTATCCCAAATACGGCTCTTTTCTTGTGCTGCAGCAAAGTGAAGGACATGAAAAACCAAAACACCTAAAAAACCAATTTTCTTTCCAATGCTGTTCATAACATTATAATTCAAAACCCACAATCTCATGACGATATCGTATTAAAAAAGAAGATGTCGAAAAATGCCACATGAGAAGCATTCCGTTTGTAAAGCCCTGTACGATGTATTTTCAAAGCGGTCTCTCCCCACACACGGAAACCCTGACATTCACCACTTCACCAACCTGATCTCAACCTATTTTCAGTACTAAAAACGTCATTGCGGACCCATATTAGGAGGATGCGAGCTGAAAAAGGGTGTGGCAATCCCCAAATACTAAGGCTTCCACGGCTCCCACCCCTAAGCCTCGCAGGGACGGTTTTAAAATCGAACTGAGGTTATTGCATAATTAACAATTTAATTCGCAAATAAAAACATAAACCTTCATGCTATAAACAGGACCCAGAAGCAGCTACTCATTAAACAACAAAGACAGGTCTTTTGGACCTGTCTTTGTTCTAAAATGCTATCAGTATTTCCGTTATTCCACCAACCGGATCACATAACTGTATTCGTAATGATCATCTTCCAATCGATACGGCTTGTGCGGATAAGCACCCCAGCTTGTATCGCCTCCTAATCCACGTTGCTTCCAATCGATATGGAGGTAAACGGTGTTTTTAGGCTTAATGTCTGTAGGATGCTGCTGCTTTTTGGTCAAGCCCGGATCAAGGTCCTCTACCGACACATCCAGCGCACTGAAGCTCAAGGGCTGTATTCCCTGAATTTGGATACCTTGGCCCTTATCGTTTCGCAGCGTAAGCCACCTTACATCGGTTTTGTTTCCGGACTCCTGTGGCCGGACATAATCCCAGTAAAATTGATTTTCCACTTGGTCGTTGTACTGCCCGATAAAGGAAGAATGCTTTCTGTCGCTGTAATTTTCCCAAGGTCCCCTGCCATAATAGGCAAGATTTCCATATTGCCCCGGCAACTCCATGCGCATGCCGTAGCGGGGAAGCTCAGGTAAATCCCTGCCTTCCAAGTCCATGGCTGCCGTTACTTTCACAGCGCCATCAGACTGGATCTGGTAGGTGACAGTGTACGGAACGTTGATATTGGTCAATTCGTAATTTACCGTAATCTGTATGCCCTCATCGCTCTTTTCTCCCACTTGCACATCCAACACTTTCTGCCCTAAATGTGCGGAACGCCATACCCCTAACCGGGATGGCATATGGTTACCAAAATCATTGTCGATCGGCGCTCTCCAAAAGTAAGGAGAGGGCAATGAACGTACCATCCAAGGTTCTCCATCCTTTAAGGTGTATTTTCTAAAATTGCCCCGTTTTAGATCAAATGCTCCGGTTACTTTGTCCGTAGCAAACGTCAGCAAATCTTCCGTTTGCTCCACCTGAAGGTTTCCGGTGACCGCTTCCAAATGGTCAAAATAGTAGCCCTCATTCAACGCAAACTGCTCTCTGGCTACCTCATGGCCAGCAGGCACCAATGCTTCGGTGTTTTTGGTGTAGGCATAAACATTTAAAAAGGTTTCTGCATCTCCCACTGAAGGCAAGTTCAATTGCACATATTTTTCTTCATCGGCCGACAAATCGACATCGAAATCTCCCGTCTTGACCACTTCGCCCTCTTCGACCCATTCCCACTTGAAAGCATATTGATCCAAATTGGTAAAGTCAAACAGGTTTTGCACGTGCAATCCCTTCTCGGGAGAATAATCGAATAGGATATCTTGGTATACTTTTTTCACTTCGTGCAACGCCGGGTGTGGTTTCCGATCAGCGGTCACCAGCCCATTGGCACAGAAGTTTTCATCATTTTGGAAGAAATATCCGCCAAGGTCTCCCCCGTAAGCCCAAAATTCCTTTCCATTATCATCCTTGGCCAGCAGGCCTTGGTCGACCCAATCCCAGATAAAACCTCCCTGCATGTGAGGACTGTCCAAGATGATGTCCCAGTATTCTTGGAAATTCCCAGTGCTATTGCCCATGGAATGTGCATACTCACACATGATAAAAGGACGGGTCTTGTCCGTGGCATCTGCGTATTCCTGCATGTGTCTGATACTAGGATACATCGGGCAGACGATATCCGTGTCTTCATTTTCTCCTGCCTGCTCAAACTGCACCAAACGAGAATCATCACGCTCCTTCATCCAATTGTACGCCTCGTAGAATACCGGTCCGTTACCGCATTCGTTCCCCATCGACCAAATGATGATAGACGGGTGGTTTTTATCGCGCTCCACCAACCGATGGATCCGATCCAAATGCGCAGGAGCCCACGCTTCAAGGTACGCTGGATGCCGGTCTTTTTTAAACCTTCCTTGCCATTCGGCCCCCATCCCATGGGTTTCAATATTGGCTTCATCCACCACATAAAGACCATATTCATCACAGAGTTCATACCATCGTGGGGAATGAGGGTAGTGGCTCATCCGCACGGCATTAATGTTGTTTTGCTTCATCAGCTGGATGTCCCTGAGCATGATCTCCTCGTCGGGCACGTGGCCTTTCACCCCATGATGCTCGTGGCGGTTGACGCCCTTTACCAAAACCGATTGGCCATTGACCATGAGCTGGGCATCTTTGATTTCTACCTTGCGGAAACCGGTTTTCTTACTGACCGCTGCCAACGTCCTGCCTCTTGAGTCCTTTAGGCTGATGGTATATTGGTAAAGATATGGCTCCTCGGCGCTCCACTTATTTACGTTTCCAATAGTTTTGGAAAACTTCACTTCCTGATCACCATTGCTGACGGCCTTGGTATCACTGTACACTTGCTTTCCATCCTCGTCCTGTAGCTCGAAAGACAGCTCTCCTCCCTGCACATCACTTCCCTCAAAGGCCCTCAACTGAATGGCTGCTTCCAGCACGCCATTTTTATACCTGTCATCCAAACCACTTTTTACAAAGAAATCCCAAATGGTCAATTTCGGCACGGCCTGCAAAAACACACTCCGCTCAATACCGCTCAAGCGCCAAAAATCCTGATCCTCCAGGTAGCTCCCATCATGCCAACGAAAAACCTGTACCGCCAACGTATTTTCTCCGGTCTTTAAATAGTCCGTAATGACGAATTCCGCGGGAGTTTTGGCGGCTTTGGTCATTCCGACTTCCTCCCCATTGACATAAACGGTGGCATAGCCCGAAATGGATCCAAAGTGCAAAATCACCTCCTGATTATCCCATTGAGAAGGAATGGAAAAGGTTCTTCTGTAGGTGCCTACGGGATTGTACTGATTATCCACTAAAGGAGGATCGGCGGGGAAAGGATAGGCCACATTGGTATAGACGGGCATATCGTACCCTTCCAGTTCCCAATTGGAGGGCACCGTGATATCATCCCAATCCTCATCCTTGAAAGTCGGCTCAAAGAAGTCCGTTGGGCGATCCTGTGGCCGCTTGACCAACGAAAACTTCCACAGACCATCCAAGGTCTTGAAAGATTCGTTCGTCGTCCTATTTCCTAGGAGGGCTTTTTCCTCTGAAGGATACGTGATAAAATATGCCCTCGCAGCTTCCTTATTTCGGTCAACGGCCGTAGGGTCTTCCCATTCGTTTTGGGACTGGGCATGCAGCAAGCCTCCCAAGGCAGCCACCAAAGCACCAGTCATCCATAGCTTTTTGAATTGCATATATTTTTATTATTGCTAAAGTGTTTAAATGGTAGAAATATCTAACGGAGAGTAGCTCATCCCTCTACTCACATCTCATGTCTCCCTACTCCTTACTCACTAGCCTGGATCCCCTCCACTGTAGGCTCCACACGAATGATATTTCCTTCCTCATCAAAGGTCAAAGGATCAATACAAACTTCCCTGTGGAAGCCCGCCGCTCTTCCCATGGCGATGCCATGAGGTCGCGTAAACCGGTGATACACGATGTACCATTCATCTTTACCGGGAATTTGAATGATGGAATTATGGCCTGTCCCATAAATCCCCTTTTCGGGAGCCTTGGCAATCACCAAATTATCCTCCGGAATGGTCAATGGCCCCATGGGGGAATCGGCAAAGGCATACCTTACACGATAGTCCTCGTCACGCGTATCATTTTCCGACCATAGAAAATAGTATTTACCATCCCGAAAGAAAACCTCTGTGCCTTCGCGGAAGGTACCATCTTCAGGTGTCAGCAACTTGACCTTTCGCTGGTCAAAGCTGACCATATCCTCATTTAAGGGCACCGCAGCCAGATAGCCATTTCCCCAATAAAAGAAATCCTTGCCGCTGACAGGATCATGGAAGACGTCAGGATCGATTTCCTGCCCTCTATTGGTTCCTGATGGCTTGAAATCCACCAGGGCCTTTCCGGAATCCTTAAAAGGACCCGCGGGATGATCTGCCACGGCCACTCCTATTTTTTGCGCCGCGGTGAAGTAGTAGAAATATTGGTATTTTCCATCAATTTTCTTCTCGATGGCACAAGGTGCCCAAGCGTTGCGATTGGCCCATTCCACGTCCTTGTGCAGGTCAAGGATCACCCCATCATCCTGCCAGTCGGTCAGGTTTTCGGAAGAAAAAGATTTAAAATAAGTTCCCGACCAGGAATCAAAACCATCACTGGTGGGATAAAGGTGAAACTTCCCTGTTTGTTGGGAATAGATAATTTCTGGATCGGCATAGTATCCTTTCAGTGCAGGATTATTGTCCTTTCTGGCTTCCACCTGAAATTCCTGGGTGCTTCCATCAGGTTTGGAAAGGGTGTAGGTCACCGGGCCTTGGCTAAAATCCTGCATTCCTGAAGGAGAAAGGGAATACCCCACCATCAGTGAAAACTCAGGATCCAATGCATTCAGGTCTGTTGCTTTTTTGACCGGCAGGTAGATGGTCCCTTTTTGTTCGTCCACCATCACGTTATGGGCATAAACCTGCTCGTCATTCGTCCCGACAATCCAGTTTTGCTCATCCAGGCCAAAGGCATTTTCCAACCGCTTGGCCTCTTCCAGGGTAATGGGCAGGACCACACCATGGCGGGGATGAAAGTTCATGTTCACTTGGTCATCAATCACCTCAAAATGCTCCAGATCGGTACTTTCAGTGAACTGATAGGAACCCTTCATATAAACATCATACATCAAGATGTACTTATCGCTTTCGTTCAGCTTAAAGATGCCGGAGCCTTCTACAGCTTCTTTGGTTTGTTGCAGGTACTCATCCTGCATCACATAATCACCGGTCAGGCTGCTCGCTACTGCCTTTTTAAGACCATTGCCGTGACCTTCTGTTTTGAAAAACAAATGGTACTGACCGTCTTTTTCCACAATGTCCCCGTCAATACATGATTTGTTTTCCGGATGGAAGAAAAGCTGCTGTGGAAGGGTTTCCAAACTGGTAAAATCATCATTGGCATAAGCATAATAAATAATGTCTGGCGCATCGCCTTGCTTCATGGAGAAATAAACCATGTATTTTTCCTTCTCCGCATCATAGATAGTCTGCGGCGCCCACACCCTGGTCACATCGCCAAACTCTTCCGGAAATAGCTCAGGGATAAATACCGTTTGGTGCGTCCAGTGGACCAAATCATCGGATTTCAAAAACACCATTCCCTGATTGGTCCAGCCGTCTTCTGGCACATACAGGTCAGTGAGTACCATGTAAAAAGTCCCATCCTCTCCCCGAAGGATGTGTGGATCCCTTACTCCGCCCCGTTTACTGATCGAATCTGCACTGATAACAGGTCGGTTATTGTTCAAGGCGCGATAATCAAAGCCGTCTTTGCTCAAGGCAAAATGAACAGCTTCCTGACCGGGACCATTCCCGGTAAAATAGGCAAACAAATAGGCTTCAGGGACTTGCGAAGGCCCGCCACAAGCGGCGAGGAGCCCAACACTAAGTATGAGACTGGTTAGGTTACTTAAGAATTTCATTGTCGTTTTTTAGGTAAATAAAACCATATGGTCATACAAAAATATAAAAGTATTTTTAACACTTATAATTTATTGAATGGTCACCACGTACTTGGACAGGCTACCTGCCATTTATCGTCAATATTCAGGAAAAATTGCTTGCAGCTCAATAATCGAGCTGCAAGCGCAAAGTTCCTAAATCCGGGCAAATAGCTCTGCTATCAGTCCAGATACCGTAACATCGCCTCAACCAGATAATAATCACCATAGGTCAACGGCACATCTACTTCAGAATTTTCAGGAATATGACCGACGCCATGTTTGAGCAGGAACCCACCATTGGTGCCCTTCTCAGCAATGTATTCATCTGTTGTCAATGTTTTCAACATGGTCGCTGCATCTTCATAATAGCTTTTTCCTTTTTCTGCATCCACATACTGCGAAAGCTCCAAAAGTGCGGAAGCCATAATTGCTCCGGCGGAGGAATCCCTCAACTCATTCGGGATATTGGGAGCATCAAAGTCCCAATATGGGATTTTATCTTCAGGAAGATTCGGATGATTGAGCACAAATTCCGCTATCGCAACCGCTTGGTCAAGGTATTTCTGATCCTTGGTCACGCGGTACATGACGGTATAGCCATAAAGCCCCCAAGCTTGTCCTCTAGCCCAAGCGGACTCATCTGCATAGCCTTGTGCGGTACGTTTCCGCTGGACTTCTCCGGTCTCAGGGTGATAGTTGATGACGTGATAGGAGCTGTTGTCTTCCCGAAAGTGATTGGCGATGGTCGTATCGGCATGCTTGATCGCGATGTCATAGTAAGTGGAATCGCCTGTGGCTGCAGTGGCCCAAAAAAGCAATTCTAAATTCATCATATTGTCAATGATCACCAAAAAATCCCCTTTTCTGGAATCCCAGGATTTAATGGCTCCGACTTTTTCACTAAACCTTGTGGACAGGGATTTGGCACTTTGGATCAGCACCTCTTTGTATTCCGGCTCAGGGTCCATTCGGAAGGCATTGCCAAAACTACAATACATCATAAAACCCAAATCGTGCGTCGAAGTGTTGTGCTGCTCTTTTTTGAGCAATTCCAACGACCTCATGGCCTCGTTGTGCAGGGTTTCGTCAGGGTGATATTCATCCAGGTAAAGTAATGTTCCGGGGTAAAAACCGCTGCACCACCACCCGGATCCGCTGCCTTCAAAGGTATCCGTGTCCGGATGATAGGTCTTTGGAAATTCGCCCTCTGGTAATCGGGTCATCATATACTTATACTGCTCGGCAGCCCGATCCAAGGTACTGCTGATTTGCTTAGCCAAACCATTTTCTGCAGGGGCAGCCGTTTTTGCCTCTTCATTTTCAGCTTTTCCATTACCGCAGCCAGTTGCCATTAATCCAGCCATCAAGGCAAGAAAATACCATCGCTTTTTCATTTTGTTCTGTTTAATAGGTTAATGTTTATTTCTTTCCAATTAGTTAAAACGGCCAATTTGGCAAAGGAAGCGTTATGGCTGCTTCAATGTCCAAATCAGCATACTCCCATCACAAGCAGTCATTTTTCCAGAGGAATTATAAAATCTACTTATCTCTAGTTCCTAATTTTACATCCGGAACAGCGACATCTTTTCACTTTATTCTTGGCGCTATACGCTAATCTTGATACTAACTACTTGCTACTAAATACTACTTTACTTCCAAAATCTTCACCGGACTGGTCTTGCCCTCTGCCAGGCCTTCCCCGTCGATTTGTTCTACTTTTTGGACAAACAAATGGAATTTCCGCTGGGCCTTCCATAGTTCAATATCATAACTCGGTTCCCACTGCCCTACACTTTGCTGGGTCAGGTCCTGGATCTCCCAAGGCTGGTTGCCAAGATCAGGTGTATAGGCCATGGAAGCCTTATGGTCGCGTTCTTCGTCGTTAAAAATAAGGTAAAGGGCTGTTTTGCCTCCCTTTGCATTTACCAGAACCTGTGGTCGGGATATGGGGATTCGCTTCGTTCCGCCACCGCCCAGTACAAATGCACTTTCTCGAAAACCGGGCGTGCTTTTCTTCCATGCTCCATTCGCTCGATAAACGATCTGATATTGGGTCACTCCACCGTCATTCCAATAAGTAGCAATATAGGGAAGGCCATTTTCATCGGCCGTGATGGCCGTTTGATTGATCAAGCTGCTGTTTTGGGGGATTTTCCAGGCATACTCTGCACGTGCCAAATTAATGGGAAGGGTATAGGCTTCCCCTGTGGATTTCTCCCAAGTTTTTCCTCCATCAGTGGACCGGGCATAGGCCATGTCATGATTGGTGCTGACATCATAGGTCTCCCGCCATACCCAGGACAAATGCACGGTGCCTTTTGCGTCTACACACGCCTGCCAATAGGCATTCCGCGCTCCTTCTCCATCAATCAAATTGCGGTGCACTTGCTGCCATTTGCCAGTCTTGGCATCATAGCGGTTAAGGACCAGGTTTCCCCTGCCAGACACTCCAGAGCGGTATAAAAAGAGTAAATCGCCATTCGGCAAATTATGGAATTCCGGATAGGTGACATCCTGCTCCAATTGCCCTGTCATGGGCTGCATCTCTCCCAGCTCCAGTCCCAGTGGCGCTTTACTTTTGGCATAGCGAAGTGGATTATTGTGATGGTCCCAACTCACATGAAGATACCCTTCCCCATCCACTGCGATACTGATGGTGTTGTGGGCATCTGCTGTATTGCCGGTATAGCGAGTTTGGTAAACCTCCCAATCTTGCTCGCCCAATTTCCGCTTGGCCAAAACCAAACGGCTCTCGGGATCATAGTAGGCCGTAAACTGGGTATCCTTAAAGGTGGTTACGGAATTTCGCCTGAAAATCACGGCATTCACGGAATTATTGGCCCAGCCTTCGCCCACTTCGCTTACCGTGACCGATTCGCCAAGCGGTTTGGTTCCTGCACAACCCGCGAAAAGCACCCCCATAAGCAACCCAATCAGGGTTTTCGATAGCCTCATATTAATATACAATTAGTCGTTTCATTAATTTTGTTCATTGGATTTCACCCATCCTTATCTGGATGGCATATCCAAGACTGCCCGGACTAACAGTTGTATTGCTTGCCTCTGCCCACGCTCGGTTTCCGAGCGAATTCAAAACGCCTCTAAGGCAAACCACCATTTGTCCCGCCATGCCCTTACTTCTTGGGGTAATTTCCATACCCCAAGTCTTGATCCGCAAGATTACTTCTCGGCCTTATCTCTGGTAGCATCACCGCCACTCCAAATGCGCTTTTGTGTCCACGGTGCTGCGGCATCCGACCAGAATGGTGCTTCCTCGGGAAGTCCTAGCACAAGAAATACTTCGGCACAGAGGTAAAGGCTTCCCGTGGAAATATAAGGTTCCGCTACCTCCGGCTGGCGACCATAAAAACCCAATGTCAACCACCCATTTTCGTCAAACATATCGTCGGCTTCCAGGTGCTTGCGGATCACCGCTTCCAAAGCCCCTCTCACTTGGGATGGATTTACCTTCTCAGGAAGCGCTTGCCAAAGGGCGATCTGGCTGAGCGCTTGGAATGCTCCAAATCGATACGCCATGGATCTTCCGATAATCGGGTAGGTACCTTCCGGTCCGATCAGCCTTTCTTGGATGGCCGCATATCGCTGGGCCCTTTTCAAGAACAGGTCAAAATCACGGCCCATAAAAGTTTCTTTCTCCTTGAGCACTTTGGTGATATCCAATAACATCGGCTGAATCACAAAGCTGTTGTAATAATCAAAGTGGAATTCCGGACCGTCGCCATACATGCCATCGCCCAAGTACCATTCCTTGTGCTTATTCAGCGGATAAGCAAGGCGAACCATATCGGCTTCGCCATCAAATTTCAGCAAGGCGGCTTCTACCATGCCCGTAAACAACAACCAATTGCTGTAATAGGGTGAGATCACCCTTGAGGACTTCAAGGCGGCGATGACATTGGCTTTGGTCTCTGCTGAAAGAGGCTCCCACAGCTGCTCTGGAGCCCTGAGAAGCCCTTGGGCAAAAAACGCTGCATCCACCAATGGCTGCCCGTGCTGGGTGAAATTCATAAAATCCGGACTCTCCGGATCCGTGGCGTTATGGATCGCCTTTCTGGCCAAAAGGATATACTTTTCACGCAGCTGCCCCTCGGCAGTCTCGTCAGGCCCCAGCTCCAACCATGGCGCCATGCCAGAAAGCAACCGGCCAAAAGCTTCCAGATAAGTTACTTCTTCCCTGCCGCCATAGGCATCGGTGGTCTTTTCTACAGGCATCGTGGCCTTCAGCTTATTCTCGCTCAAGGCGACCAATACCGGATCGGCAATTTTGGTCAATACTTCTACGTAATAGGCCCGGGACTCCTTCCCGGTTACCTCTTCATGACTTCCTTGCGCGGAGGCAACCTGGGAAGCAAGTAGCATAAACGTCAATATCCCTACACCAATTTTGTTAGTAAACTTCATTTTTTTATCAATTCAAATTCACATTTCATTTAGTCACGTCCCCGATAGGCATCGGGACAGGCGCTCAAATTACTTGACACACTTTTTTCATTTTCTCACTGCGTGCCCCTTCGGTTCTCCGCCATACCTTTCTTTGTTCTTTACGCTTGCCTCCTGATGCTAATAGCTAGAAGTCCAACAGCGGTCACTTTTCCTGATATACCCGTACATAATCCACCTCATATGATCTCGGGAAAGCTGTACCAGAAGGATCTCCGCCATTAGCCCCTATCGCCAAATTCAACAGAATATAATGGGGCTGATGGAAGGGGTTGAAACCGTCTGGATTTGTGGTTTTGGCAAGATCAATTTCATTCAGAAGCTGCTCGTCCAGGTAGAGCTTGATGTGCTCATCGGTCCATTCCATTTTCCATACATGAAACTGGTCCGGCCAAGAGGCCTGCTGTGCGGTGAAGTCGGAAAAAGGCACCTTTTGCTCATCCCACTGGGCTTCCCACTGGCCTCCTTCCCTTTTCCATGCGGCATTGGCCAAAATGGTAGGCTGATCGTCCACCCGATAAAATTCCATAATATCTACTTCTCCACAAGAGGGCCAAGGCTGGTCGGTGCCCAAGGTCCATATCGCTGGCCACATCCCTTTGGCGGTATCTATCTTGGCCTTGACTTCAATGATGCCATACTGAAAAGCTTTCTTGCCACGGGTATTGATGCTGGCAGAAGTGTATTCGGCCACCTTTTGGCTCCGCCTCCAATCCCCACTGCCTTCCTCATACCGCTCATTCGGCATTTCCTCCCGTCTTCCCTCGATGACCAAGCGTCCATGCTTTACAGAAGCATTGGCTTTTTGATAATATTGTTTTTCATGATTGCGGACAAATCCTTGCTCAAAGGACCAAAAAGCTTCATTCACCTTCCCTTCCGCATTAAATTCCTCACTCCACACCAAGGTATAACCGGGATATTTATTGGCAATTTCCCACGCTACATCCTGCGCACTTGATACGGTCACAATACAGCTCAAGACGATGAAAAACAGCCCTGCTAAAAGGAATATATCTTGCTTCATTTCTTTTTCTTTTTAGGATGGTTGCTACATGATGATCGCCCATCCATGTTTACTTTCAGAGTTCCGTTGCCTTTACATTGGTTTTGGAGATAGCTAACCCCCATTAGTCCGCTGACAAATCCTTGATTTGGATATTTCTGAACAGTACCCCCTGTCCTTCAGACTGCAAACCAATGTACCCCTCCTTCAATAGCTTCCCGTCGACTTTGACCGCAGGGTCAAAACCATGAGCCACCTCTCCTCCAATTTGGGGTTTGGTATAGCGCAGCACGGTATCGCCATTGACCATGTGGATCACCAACGAATCCTCAAAAACGATCAAGTCTGCCTTTACCCATTCATCCCATAGATAAGTGGCCGAGGTGGAA comes from Echinicola vietnamensis DSM 17526 and encodes:
- a CDS encoding DUF779 domain-containing protein, whose protein sequence is MAYKRIDITKEAEALIDKLRDQHGPLMFHQSGGCCDGSSPMCYSKGEFRTGASDVWMGQIHDCDFYMSKDQFEYWKHTHLTLDVTDGRGASFSLEIPYGKRFLIRSRLLTEDELADLEPVRNGEDV
- a CDS encoding outer membrane beta-barrel protein, with amino-acid sequence MRLWVLNYNVMNSIGKKIGFLGVLVFHVLHFAAAQEKSRIWDNFTFSGYTEVYYASYSDSLEANALQKFATTVPRSKRFGLNIVQIGVHYQDERLRGNLTLHYGDISKAIWDPEFPVLQEANVGVEVVKD
- a CDS encoding glycoside hydrolase family 2 TIM barrel-domain containing protein: MQFKKLWMTGALVAALGGLLHAQSQNEWEDPTAVDRNKEAARAYFITYPSEEKALLGNRTTNESFKTLDGLWKFSLVKRPQDRPTDFFEPTFKDEDWDDITVPSNWELEGYDMPVYTNVAYPFPADPPLVDNQYNPVGTYRRTFSIPSQWDNQEVILHFGSISGYATVYVNGEEVGMTKAAKTPAEFVITDYLKTGENTLAVQVFRWHDGSYLEDQDFWRLSGIERSVFLQAVPKLTIWDFFVKSGLDDRYKNGVLEAAIQLRAFEGSDVQGGELSFELQDEDGKQVYSDTKAVSNGDQEVKFSKTIGNVNKWSAEEPYLYQYTISLKDSRGRTLAAVSKKTGFRKVEIKDAQLMVNGQSVLVKGVNRHEHHGVKGHVPDEEIMLRDIQLMKQNNINAVRMSHYPHSPRWYELCDEYGLYVVDEANIETHGMGAEWQGRFKKDRHPAYLEAWAPAHLDRIHRLVERDKNHPSIIIWSMGNECGNGPVFYEAYNWMKERDDSRLVQFEQAGENEDTDIVCPMYPSIRHMQEYADATDKTRPFIMCEYAHSMGNSTGNFQEYWDIILDSPHMQGGFIWDWVDQGLLAKDDNGKEFWAYGGDLGGYFFQNDENFCANGLVTADRKPHPALHEVKKVYQDILFDYSPEKGLHVQNLFDFTNLDQYAFKWEWVEEGEVVKTGDFDVDLSADEEKYVQLNLPSVGDAETFLNVYAYTKNTEALVPAGHEVAREQFALNEGYYFDHLEAVTGNLQVEQTEDLLTFATDKVTGAFDLKRGNFRKYTLKDGEPWMVRSLPSPYFWRAPIDNDFGNHMPSRLGVWRSAHLGQKVLDVQVGEKSDEGIQITVNYELTNINVPYTVTYQIQSDGAVKVTAAMDLEGRDLPELPRYGMRMELPGQYGNLAYYGRGPWENYSDRKHSSFIGQYNDQVENQFYWDYVRPQESGNKTDVRWLTLRNDKGQGIQIQGIQPLSFSALDVSVEDLDPGLTKKQQHPTDIKPKNTVYLHIDWKQRGLGGDTSWGAYPHKPYRLEDDHYEYSYVIRLVE
- a CDS encoding family 43 glycosylhydrolase, whose product is MKFLSNLTSLILSVGLLAACGGPSQVPEAYLFAYFTGNGPGQEAVHFALSKDGFDYRALNNNRPVISADSISKRGGVRDPHILRGEDGTFYMVLTDLYVPEDGWTNQGMVFLKSDDLVHWTHQTVFIPELFPEEFGDVTRVWAPQTIYDAEKEKYMVYFSMKQGDAPDIIYYAYANDDFTSLETLPQQLFFHPENKSCIDGDIVEKDGQYHLFFKTEGHGNGLKKAVASSLTGDYVMQDEYLQQTKEAVEGSGIFKLNESDKYILMYDVYMKGSYQFTESTDLEHFEVIDDQVNMNFHPRHGVVLPITLEEAKRLENAFGLDEQNWIVGTNDEQVYAHNVMVDEQKGTIYLPVKKATDLNALDPEFSLMVGYSLSPSGMQDFSQGPVTYTLSKPDGSTQEFQVEARKDNNPALKGYYADPEIIYSQQTGKFHLYPTSDGFDSWSGTYFKSFSSENLTDWQDDGVILDLHKDVEWANRNAWAPCAIEKKIDGKYQYFYYFTAAQKIGVAVADHPAGPFKDSGKALVDFKPSGTNRGQEIDPDVFHDPVSGKDFFYWGNGYLAAVPLNEDMVSFDQRKVKLLTPEDGTFREGTEVFFRDGKYYFLWSENDTRDEDYRVRYAFADSPMGPLTIPEDNLVIAKAPEKGIYGTGHNSIIQIPGKDEWYIVYHRFTRPHGIAMGRAAGFHREVCIDPLTFDEEGNIIRVEPTVEGIQASE
- a CDS encoding glycoside hydrolase family 88 protein, encoding MKKRWYFLALMAGLMATGCGNGKAENEEAKTAAPAENGLAKQISSTLDRAAEQYKYMMTRLPEGEFPKTYHPDTDTFEGSGSGWWCSGFYPGTLLYLDEYHPDETLHNEAMRSLELLKKEQHNTSTHDLGFMMYCSFGNAFRMDPEPEYKEVLIQSAKSLSTRFSEKVGAIKSWDSRKGDFLVIIDNMMNLELLFWATAATGDSTYYDIAIKHADTTIANHFREDNSSYHVINYHPETGEVQRKRTAQGYADESAWARGQAWGLYGYTVMYRVTKDQKYLDQAVAIAEFVLNHPNLPEDKIPYWDFDAPNIPNELRDSSAGAIMASALLELSQYVDAEKGKSYYEDAATMLKTLTTDEYIAEKGTNGGFLLKHGVGHIPENSEVDVPLTYGDYYLVEAMLRYLD